The genomic region GGGGCCGTCGTCAGCTGGCCTACCCGATCCAGAACCTGGTCAAGGCCCACTACGTGCTGCTCAACATCGAGTGCAACCAGGCCGTGCTGAACGAGCTGGTCGACGGTTTCCGCTTCAACGACGCGGTGCTGCGCCACCTGGTCATGAAGCGTGACGAGGCGGACACCGAGCAGTCGTTGATCATGAAATTCAAGGACGAGAAGAGCGACAAGCCCGAGCGTTCCGAGCGCCGTCGCCGTGACGACGACAGCAACGACAACA from Lysobacter alkalisoli harbors:
- the rpsF gene encoding 30S ribosomal protein S6; amino-acid sequence: MMRHYEVVFLVHPDQSEQVPAMIERYKSLIEAGEGQIHRLEDWGRRQLAYPIQNLVKAHYVLLNIECNQAVLNELVDGFRFNDAVLRHLVMKRDEADTEQSLIMKFKDEKSDKPERSERRRRDDDSNDNSDGDGDKSEADAEAGDNAEAA